In one window of Nocardia brasiliensis DNA:
- a CDS encoding bacterial proteasome activator family protein, protein MTQSDESPDHIVVVGPDGRPLVIPAEVASDAPFTAQVVTDEDKKDESDDRDDAGESLADMVEQPAKVMRIGTMIKQLLEEVRAAPLDDASRSRLKDIHKSSVRELEQGLAPELRDELERLTLPFTDDAIPSDAELRIAQAQLVGWLEGLFHGIQTALFAQQMAARAQLEQMRQGALPPGIHAADPRGGQPNHVTGGSGQYL, encoded by the coding sequence ATGACGCAATCGGATGAGTCACCGGACCACATCGTCGTCGTCGGACCGGACGGCCGCCCGTTGGTCATCCCGGCGGAGGTCGCCTCGGACGCGCCCTTCACCGCGCAGGTGGTGACCGACGAGGACAAGAAAGACGAGTCGGACGACCGCGACGACGCGGGCGAGTCGCTGGCCGACATGGTCGAGCAGCCCGCCAAGGTCATGCGCATCGGCACGATGATCAAGCAGCTGCTCGAGGAGGTGCGCGCCGCTCCACTCGACGACGCGAGCCGCAGCAGGCTGAAAGATATCCACAAATCGTCGGTGCGTGAACTCGAGCAGGGCCTCGCCCCGGAACTGCGCGACGAGCTCGAGCGGCTCACGCTGCCGTTCACCGACGACGCCATTCCCTCGGACGCGGAGCTGCGGATCGCCCAGGCCCAGCTGGTCGGCTGGCTGGAGGGCCTGTTCCACGGCATCCAGACGGCCTTGTTCGCCCAGCAGATGGCCGCGCGGGCCCAGCTCGAGCAGATGCGACAGGGCGCGCTGCCGCCCGGCATCCACGCCGCGGACCCGCGCGGCGGGCAGCCCAATCACGTCACGGGCGGGTCCGGGCAGTATTTGTGA
- a CDS encoding cysteine desulfurase-like protein produces the protein MTYDVARVRGLIPSLGDGWIHLDPQAGMLVPDAVSRAVSTGFRTSSFSHIGRNGAAVRSAAILDAAREAVADLVGGDPAGVVLGPDRAVLLAWLAESLSSRLGLGTGIVLSRLDDEANVAPWLRIANRYGAHVRWAEVEIETCEMPSWQFEELIGPTARLVALTAASPIVGSAPAVRVAADRVHEVGGLLVADAFGAAPYALIDIDELNADVVALSAPAWGGPQIGALVFRDPAFLDRIPSMSLNPYAKGAERLEVGGHQYALLAGLTTSIDFLAGLDERARGSRRQRLEMSITSLQDYHDQLFEHLMDVLEKIPGLTVIGRASTRIPTVSFTLAGMQAEKVAAKLADNRIGTVSGVHGGSRLLDALGVNDEGGAVTIGLAPYTTKFEIDQLGRALVALE, from the coding sequence ATGACTTACGACGTCGCGAGGGTTCGGGGCCTGATACCGTCCCTCGGCGACGGCTGGATCCATCTCGACCCGCAGGCGGGCATGCTGGTGCCCGATGCGGTATCCCGCGCGGTCTCAACGGGTTTCCGAACCTCATCTTTTTCCCATATCGGTCGTAACGGCGCGGCCGTGCGCAGCGCCGCCATTCTGGACGCGGCGCGCGAGGCGGTGGCCGACCTCGTCGGCGGCGATCCGGCGGGCGTCGTGCTCGGACCGGACCGCGCCGTCCTGCTGGCCTGGCTGGCCGAATCGCTGAGCTCACGGCTCGGGCTCGGCACCGGCATCGTGCTGTCCCGGCTCGACGACGAGGCGAATGTCGCGCCCTGGCTGCGCATCGCCAATCGCTACGGCGCGCACGTGCGCTGGGCCGAGGTGGAGATCGAGACTTGCGAGATGCCCTCGTGGCAGTTCGAGGAGCTGATCGGCCCCACGGCGCGGCTGGTCGCACTCACCGCTGCCTCACCGATCGTCGGCTCCGCGCCCGCGGTCCGGGTGGCCGCCGACCGGGTGCACGAGGTGGGCGGACTGCTCGTCGCCGACGCGTTCGGCGCCGCGCCCTACGCGCTCATCGACATCGATGAACTCAACGCCGACGTGGTCGCGCTCAGCGCACCCGCCTGGGGCGGTCCGCAGATCGGTGCGCTGGTCTTCCGCGACCCTGCCTTCCTGGACCGGATCCCGTCGATGTCGTTGAACCCCTACGCCAAGGGCGCCGAGCGGCTCGAGGTCGGCGGGCACCAGTACGCCCTGCTCGCCGGGTTGACCACCTCGATCGACTTCCTGGCCGGCCTGGACGAGCGGGCGCGCGGCAGCAGGCGCCAGCGCCTGGAAATGTCGATCACCTCGCTGCAGGACTACCACGATCAGCTGTTCGAGCATTTGATGGACGTGCTGGAGAAGATCCCCGGCTTGACCGTCATCGGCCGGGCCTCCACCCGCATCCCGACCGTCAGTTTCACGCTGGCGGGCATGCAGGCGGAGAAGGTGGCGGCCAAGCTTGCCGACAACCGGATCGGCACGGTCAGCGGCGTGCACGGCGGCAGCAGGCTGCTCGACGCGCTCGGCGTCAACGATGAGGGCGGCGCGGTCACGATCGGCCTCGCGCCCTACACCACCAAGTTCGAGATCGACCAGCTCGGGCGCGCCCTCGTCGCGCTGGAATGA
- a CDS encoding NAD(P)H-quinone oxidoreductase, protein MHAIELNGFGGPEVLRWAAAPDPVPGPGEVLIEVTAAGVNRADLLQRQGHYPPPPGASTVLGLECSGVIAELGAGVRDWQVGDRVCALLSGGGYAERVVAPAAQLLPVPAELDLSAAAGLPEVAATVWSNLVLTAGLQAGQLLLIHGGGSGIGTHAIQVGRALGARVAVTAGSAEKLRRCQELGAQLLINYRDDDFVAAVRAEGAGADVILDLMGAAYLSRNVEALANFGHLVVIGMQGGATGELNLGALLRKWGSVHATNLRNRPATGVGSKAAIIAEVRRELWPLVADGSVVPVIDAELPVADAGEAHRLLEAGDAFGKVILRIREP, encoded by the coding sequence GTGCATGCGATCGAACTCAACGGTTTCGGCGGCCCCGAGGTGCTGCGGTGGGCCGCCGCGCCGGATCCGGTACCCGGGCCCGGCGAGGTGCTGATCGAGGTGACGGCGGCCGGGGTGAACCGGGCCGATCTATTGCAGCGGCAAGGGCACTATCCGCCGCCGCCGGGAGCCAGCACGGTGCTCGGGCTCGAATGTTCCGGCGTCATCGCCGAACTCGGTGCGGGTGTGCGGGACTGGCAGGTCGGCGACCGGGTGTGCGCGCTGCTGTCCGGCGGCGGCTATGCCGAGCGGGTGGTCGCGCCCGCGGCGCAATTGTTGCCGGTTCCAGCGGAATTGGATCTCAGCGCAGCAGCGGGACTGCCCGAGGTGGCGGCGACGGTGTGGTCGAACCTGGTGCTGACGGCGGGCTTGCAGGCAGGCCAACTGCTGCTGATCCACGGCGGCGGCAGCGGCATCGGCACCCACGCGATCCAGGTGGGCCGTGCGCTCGGCGCGCGCGTCGCGGTGACCGCGGGCTCGGCCGAGAAGCTGCGGCGCTGCCAGGAACTCGGCGCGCAGCTGCTGATCAACTATCGGGACGACGATTTCGTCGCCGCGGTGCGCGCCGAGGGCGCGGGGGCCGACGTCATCCTGGATCTGATGGGCGCGGCCTACCTGTCCCGCAACGTCGAGGCGCTGGCGAACTTCGGTCACCTGGTGGTGATCGGGATGCAGGGCGGCGCGACCGGCGAGCTGAATCTCGGTGCGCTGCTGCGGAAATGGGGCAGCGTACACGCGACCAACCTGCGCAATCGGCCTGCCACCGGGGTCGGCAGCAAGGCCGCGATCATCGCCGAGGTACGACGTGAGCTGTGGCCGCTGGTCGCCGACGGCAGCGTAGTCCCCGTCATCGACGCCGAATTGCCGGTCGCCGATGCGGGCGAGGCCCACCGGCTGCTGGAAGCCGGCGACGCCTTCGGCAAGGTGATCTTGCGGATCCGCGAGCCATGA
- a CDS encoding MarR family winged helix-turn-helix transcriptional regulator yields the protein MGTVHPEPSSSVAAEPRWLTPAQQRAWRAYMDGHQRLMTALNRQLQRDSDLSVAEYRILVLLSEAPGRSLRMSELADGVLSSRSRLTHQIRRLEAERMVRRNTCLEDGRGVLAELTDEGMRRLEAAAPGHVDAVRRDFVDLLTPHQLEVIAEVFARVDQEIGTRPL from the coding sequence ATGGGCACCGTGCACCCCGAACCGAGCAGTTCCGTTGCGGCCGAACCGAGGTGGCTCACCCCGGCGCAGCAGCGGGCCTGGCGGGCGTATATGGACGGACATCAGCGCCTGATGACCGCGCTGAACCGGCAACTGCAACGGGACAGCGACCTGAGCGTCGCCGAATACCGCATCCTCGTCCTGCTGTCCGAGGCGCCGGGCCGATCCTTGCGCATGAGCGAGCTGGCCGACGGCGTGCTCTCCTCCCGCAGCCGCCTCACCCACCAGATCCGGCGGTTGGAGGCCGAGCGGATGGTGCGGCGCAACACCTGCCTCGAAGACGGCCGCGGCGTCCTCGCCGAACTGACCGACGAGGGCATGCGCCGCCTCGAAGCCGCCGCCCCCGGCCACGTCGACGCCGTCCGCCGCGACTTCGTCGACCTGCTCACCCCGCACCAGCTCGAGGTCATCGCCGAGGTCTTCGCCCGCGTCGATCAGGAAATCGGAACGCGCCCCCTCTGA
- a CDS encoding nitric oxide synthase oxygenase, with the protein MRECDEFFRLPELAHLPAQRRSTVLEHLERTGCYLQTAEEILIGAKLAWRNHARCVGRKHWRSLKLLDARQVRSARDLAEVCWEHLRLATNGGAIQSMITVGPPRQPDGREFRIVSPQLIRYAGYRNGDGTVTGDPANIALTEFAMKLGWRGARTPFDILPLLISTPDEPIRWFEVPPELAREVELEHPEFDWFAGLGLRWHALPAVSNMNLEVGGVTYPFAPFNGWYLGAEIGARNLSDTTRYNMLPLIAEMMCLDTRSERNLWRDLALVELNRAVLYSFRKAGVYMVDHHTVAKQFCDHVKREEAAGRACPTDWSWINPPLSAGLTPTFHRYYDPPDLDIRPNFVRRDFGGAGEG; encoded by the coding sequence CTGCGCGAGTGCGACGAATTCTTCCGCCTGCCCGAGCTGGCCCATCTCCCGGCACAGCGGCGCAGCACAGTGCTGGAGCATCTCGAACGGACCGGCTGCTACCTGCAGACCGCCGAGGAAATCCTGATCGGAGCCAAGCTCGCCTGGCGCAACCACGCCCGCTGTGTCGGCCGAAAGCATTGGCGCTCACTGAAATTACTCGACGCGCGCCAGGTGCGCTCCGCGCGCGACCTGGCCGAGGTCTGCTGGGAACACCTGCGCCTCGCCACCAACGGCGGCGCCATTCAATCGATGATCACCGTCGGCCCGCCGCGTCAGCCCGACGGACGCGAGTTCCGCATCGTCAGTCCGCAGCTCATCCGCTACGCGGGCTATCGCAACGGTGACGGCACGGTCACCGGCGATCCGGCCAACATCGCGCTGACCGAATTCGCGATGAAGCTTGGATGGCGTGGCGCGAGAACACCTTTCGACATTCTGCCGCTGCTGATCAGCACACCGGACGAGCCGATCCGCTGGTTCGAGGTCCCGCCCGAACTGGCGCGTGAGGTCGAGCTGGAGCACCCGGAGTTCGACTGGTTCGCCGGTCTCGGCCTGCGCTGGCACGCGCTGCCCGCCGTGTCCAACATGAACCTGGAGGTCGGCGGCGTCACCTACCCGTTCGCGCCGTTCAACGGCTGGTACCTGGGCGCCGAGATCGGCGCGCGCAACCTCAGCGACACCACCCGATACAACATGCTGCCGCTCATCGCCGAAATGATGTGCCTGGACACCAGATCCGAGCGCAACCTGTGGCGGGATCTGGCTCTGGTCGAGCTGAATCGTGCTGTCCTGTACAGCTTTCGCAAAGCCGGGGTGTACATGGTCGACCACCACACCGTGGCAAAACAGTTCTGCGATCACGTCAAACGGGAAGAAGCCGCGGGCCGCGCCTGCCCCACCGACTGGAGCTGGATCAACCCGCCTCTTTCCGCGGGCCTGACCCCAACCTTCCACCGCTACTACGACCCGCCCGACCTCGATATCCGGCCCAATTTCGTCCGCCGCGACTTCGGCGGCGCGGGAGAAGGCTAG
- a CDS encoding alpha/beta hydrolase, with product MLSQRGVRRWVSSVLVSVALVSGAAAFGAPQVSAEPVDPQKPGTGSSDGPAPAPATTERPARPGIDRIEPITDRWLRVFVASPAMSRTVEVQVLLPRDTSKPRPTIYMLDGREANPTTNNWTQKGHADEFFEDKDVNVVLTVGGPASFYTDWQQPDPVLGTNRWETFLTKELPPLLDARFKGNGRNAVMGVSMGAEAAMMLAFRQPRLYTAVAAHSGCFSMGTDVGQAQARAVVATYNGEPDNMFGAQDDPAWLDHDVTLHAEALRGKTIYMSVGSGLPGIHDVPGEPDVDLPSAITFGGPLEAATNVCTRRLTDRLRTLGIPVTAHFRPTGTHAWPYWADELARSWPVISEALGV from the coding sequence ATGCTGTCTCAGCGTGGGGTGCGGCGCTGGGTGTCCAGCGTCTTGGTCAGCGTGGCGCTGGTCTCCGGTGCCGCGGCGTTCGGCGCTCCTCAGGTGTCGGCGGAACCCGTGGACCCCCAGAAGCCCGGCACCGGTTCATCCGATGGTCCGGCTCCGGCCCCGGCCACGACGGAGCGACCCGCACGGCCGGGCATCGACCGGATCGAGCCGATCACCGATCGGTGGCTGCGCGTGTTCGTCGCCTCGCCCGCCATGAGCCGCACCGTAGAGGTGCAAGTGCTGCTCCCGCGGGATACGTCCAAGCCGCGGCCCACCATCTACATGCTCGATGGCCGCGAGGCGAACCCGACCACCAACAACTGGACCCAGAAGGGCCACGCCGACGAGTTCTTCGAGGACAAGGACGTCAATGTCGTGCTCACCGTCGGCGGGCCTGCCAGCTTCTACACCGATTGGCAGCAACCGGACCCGGTGCTCGGCACCAACAGGTGGGAGACGTTCCTGACCAAGGAGCTGCCGCCGCTGCTCGACGCGAGATTCAAGGGCAACGGCCGCAACGCCGTGATGGGTGTTTCGATGGGCGCCGAGGCCGCGATGATGCTGGCGTTCCGGCAGCCGCGGCTCTACACGGCGGTCGCGGCGCACAGCGGCTGTTTCTCGATGGGCACCGACGTCGGGCAGGCGCAAGCCAGAGCGGTCGTCGCGACCTATAACGGCGAGCCGGACAACATGTTCGGCGCGCAGGACGATCCGGCCTGGCTCGACCACGACGTCACGTTGCACGCGGAAGCGTTGCGCGGCAAGACGATCTACATGTCGGTGGGTAGCGGCCTACCCGGCATTCATGATGTGCCGGGTGAGCCGGACGTCGATCTGCCCAGTGCGATCACCTTCGGCGGACCGCTGGAGGCGGCGACCAACGTCTGCACCCGCCGCCTCACCGATCGGCTGCGCACCCTTGGCATCCCGGTGACCGCGCATTTCCGGCCGACCGGCACCCACGCGTGGCCCTACTGGGCCGACGAGTTGGCGCGGTCGTGGCCGGTCATCTCGGAAGCGCTCGGGGTTTAG
- the hisC gene encoding histidinol-phosphate transaminase produces MTASTRPDLEAIPAYVPGRSHPGAVKLASNETTFGPLPSATKAIAEAAELANRYPDNQAVELRAALAEFLGVEQANIAVGCGSVALCQELVQITCDTPTDEVLFAWRSFEAYPIVTKVGNATAVQVPLTPDLVHDLDALLAAITERTKLIFVCNPNNPTGTAVGKAALTRFLDSVPAHILVVLDEAYFEYMRLAPQDYPNGIELGRTRPNVLVLRTFSKAYGLAGLRAGYAVGDPAVITALNKVHIPFSVNRVAQAAAIASLEARHELLDRTDALVLERNRMREALLAAGYQVPPSETNFVWLPLGARSAEYGEASAEAGVLVRPYGADGVRVTTGDPHENDLFLSFATDPAVVARFLD; encoded by the coding sequence GTGACAGCGTCAACCCGGCCGGACCTCGAGGCGATTCCGGCGTACGTTCCAGGCCGCAGCCATCCCGGCGCGGTCAAGCTCGCCAGCAACGAAACCACGTTCGGCCCGCTGCCTTCGGCGACCAAGGCCATCGCGGAGGCGGCCGAGCTGGCCAACAGGTACCCCGACAATCAGGCCGTCGAATTGCGGGCCGCGCTGGCCGAGTTCCTCGGTGTCGAGCAGGCCAACATCGCGGTCGGCTGCGGCAGCGTGGCGCTGTGCCAGGAACTGGTGCAGATCACCTGTGACACACCGACCGACGAGGTGCTGTTCGCCTGGCGCTCGTTCGAGGCGTACCCGATCGTCACCAAGGTGGGTAACGCGACCGCCGTGCAGGTGCCGCTCACCCCGGACCTGGTGCACGATCTGGACGCGTTGCTCGCGGCGATCACCGAGCGCACCAAGCTGATCTTCGTCTGCAACCCGAACAACCCGACCGGCACCGCGGTCGGCAAGGCCGCACTGACCCGCTTCCTCGATTCGGTGCCCGCCCACATCCTGGTCGTGCTCGACGAGGCGTACTTCGAGTACATGCGGCTCGCGCCGCAGGACTACCCGAACGGCATCGAGCTGGGCCGCACCCGGCCGAATGTCCTTGTGCTGCGCACCTTCTCGAAGGCCTACGGCCTGGCCGGGCTACGCGCGGGCTACGCGGTGGGCGATCCCGCGGTGATCACCGCGCTGAACAAGGTGCACATCCCGTTCAGCGTGAACCGGGTCGCGCAGGCGGCCGCGATCGCCTCGCTGGAGGCGCGTCACGAATTGCTGGACCGCACCGACGCTTTGGTGCTCGAGCGGAATCGGATGCGGGAGGCGCTGCTCGCCGCCGGCTATCAGGTGCCACCGAGCGAGACCAACTTCGTCTGGCTGCCGCTCGGCGCGCGCAGCGCCGAGTACGGCGAGGCGAGCGCGGAGGCGGGGGTGCTGGTCCGTCCTTACGGCGCCGACGGCGTGCGGGTCACCACCGGCGATCCGCACGAGAACGACCTGTTCCTGAGCTTCGCCACCGACCCGGCGGTGGTCGCGCGCTTCCTGGATTAG
- a CDS encoding dienelactone hydrolase family protein has product MSGTYNDLAPLRGDDLTPERRAGSAQASTDTQVPIIVVEPEGNARGGIVMLHESREFTGALLALMSALASEGWTVVAPNLFHRSGHEPVQEVFGDELFDDFDACFDWLTRRGVFPDTIGVLGFDTAGTAAFLVATNRPVGAAVSVAAPGIVEPLTEQADALVRVAPRLQAPWLGLFGADDPATPPAEVERLRDATGRAAVASLVVSYPGLRHRADHPDLDDDNTLIDSQTRIFDWFDSNLR; this is encoded by the coding sequence ATGTCGGGCACTTACAACGACCTCGCCCCCCTACGCGGTGACGACCTGACACCCGAGCGCCGAGCCGGGTCCGCACAGGCGTCCACCGACACACAGGTGCCCATCATCGTGGTGGAGCCCGAGGGTAACGCGCGCGGCGGCATCGTGATGCTGCACGAGTCTCGTGAGTTCACCGGTGCGCTGCTCGCGCTGATGAGCGCCCTGGCCTCAGAGGGCTGGACTGTGGTCGCGCCCAACCTCTTTCACCGAAGCGGGCACGAACCGGTGCAGGAGGTGTTCGGCGACGAACTCTTCGACGACTTCGACGCCTGCTTCGACTGGCTGACCCGTCGTGGTGTCTTCCCCGACACTATCGGCGTGCTCGGCTTCGACACCGCGGGCACCGCCGCGTTCCTGGTCGCCACCAACCGCCCGGTCGGCGCCGCCGTCAGCGTCGCGGCGCCGGGCATCGTCGAGCCGCTCACCGAACAGGCCGACGCCCTCGTCCGAGTGGCCCCGCGCCTGCAGGCCCCGTGGCTCGGCCTCTTCGGTGCCGACGATCCCGCCACCCCGCCGGCCGAGGTGGAACGACTCCGTGACGCGACCGGCCGGGCCGCCGTCGCCAGCCTGGTCGTCAGCTATCCGGGACTGCGGCACCGCGCCGACCATCCCGACCTCGACGACGACAACACCCTCATCGACTCACAGACCCGCATTTTCGACTGGTTCGACAGCAACTTACGCTGA